In Listeria swaminathanii, a single window of DNA contains:
- the rnz gene encoding ribonuclease Z translates to MELVFLGTGAGVPSRGRNVTSIALSMLNERNTIWLFDCGEATQHQIMRSQIKLSKLEKIFITHMHGDHIFGLPGLLSSRSFQGGDSDLTIYGPAGIAEYVETSLRLSGTRLTYKIIFNEIEPGLIFEDKMFSVTADDLEHGVRSFGYRIIEKDKQGALNAEQLKADGVEAGPLFQKLKNGETVTLADGRVIDGKNYVGAPQKGKIISIFGDTKETANEFELALNADILVHEATFEGDKAKMAGEYMHSTTLQAATLAKKANVKKLILTHISSRYDRDASKELLIEAKSIFENTEIAYDLAVFQVGE, encoded by the coding sequence ATGGAACTTGTTTTTTTAGGAACTGGAGCAGGCGTACCGTCACGAGGCCGTAATGTCACATCCATCGCACTTTCAATGTTAAACGAACGAAATACAATTTGGCTATTTGATTGCGGAGAAGCAACGCAACACCAAATCATGCGCAGCCAAATCAAATTAAGCAAACTAGAAAAAATATTTATTACTCATATGCATGGCGATCATATTTTTGGGCTGCCAGGCTTATTAAGCAGTCGCTCTTTTCAAGGAGGCGATTCGGATCTAACTATTTACGGCCCGGCAGGAATAGCTGAATATGTCGAAACTTCTTTAAGACTTAGCGGAACAAGACTCACCTACAAAATTATTTTTAACGAAATTGAACCAGGTTTGATTTTTGAAGACAAGATGTTTTCCGTTACTGCTGATGACCTGGAACATGGCGTTCGAAGCTTTGGTTACCGTATCATCGAAAAAGACAAACAAGGCGCACTTAATGCGGAACAATTAAAAGCTGACGGTGTTGAAGCTGGTCCACTTTTTCAAAAACTAAAAAATGGCGAAACCGTTACGCTAGCTGACGGACGAGTAATCGACGGCAAAAATTATGTTGGCGCGCCACAAAAAGGAAAGATAATCAGCATTTTTGGTGATACAAAAGAAACCGCTAATGAATTTGAATTAGCATTAAACGCCGATATTTTAGTCCACGAAGCCACTTTTGAGGGCGATAAAGCAAAAATGGCGGGAGAATATATGCATTCAACCACACTTCAAGCAGCTACACTTGCCAAAAAAGCCAATGTCAAAAAATTGATTTTAACGCATATCAGCTCAAGATACGACCGAGATGCAAGTAAAGAGTTATTAATAGAAGCAAAGTCTATTTTTGAAAATACTGAAATAGCGTACGATTTAGCTGTTTTCCAAGTAGGAGAGTGA
- a CDS encoding 5-bromo-4-chloroindolyl phosphate hydrolysis family protein: MTVFKKILAFTGSIFLVIILAGILTLLIHNGLIIATIVIAVAATLFFFSSKAGDRAQMIATGLTKKEYKYIRTNLEEARVKIIRLQKIMTQNKALYSFQERNKTLLLTKRIYGIVKDEPKRFYEAEDFFFSHLDSLVELTEKYAFLEKQPVKDKKIYQTLSDTRTLLNDLSRVIEKDLFTLLNQDVNNLDFELEVAKNSISKQKKKFERGTKDDREQAK; this comes from the coding sequence ATGACCGTTTTTAAAAAGATATTAGCATTCACAGGTTCTATTTTCCTTGTCATTATTTTGGCTGGTATTCTCACTTTACTAATCCATAATGGCTTGATAATTGCAACGATTGTCATTGCTGTTGCGGCTACCCTATTTTTCTTTTCATCTAAAGCTGGGGACCGTGCACAAATGATTGCAACTGGATTAACCAAGAAAGAATATAAATATATTCGCACTAACCTAGAAGAAGCTCGCGTGAAAATTATCCGCCTTCAAAAAATCATGACACAAAACAAAGCGCTATATTCTTTCCAAGAACGCAACAAAACACTTTTACTTACTAAAAGAATTTACGGTATTGTAAAAGATGAACCAAAGCGTTTTTATGAAGCAGAAGATTTCTTTTTCTCCCATCTTGACTCTTTGGTGGAACTAACCGAAAAATATGCTTTCCTAGAAAAACAACCAGTAAAAGATAAGAAAATCTATCAAACACTTTCTGATACACGTACACTTCTAAATGATTTAAGTCGCGTTATTGAAAAGGATTTATTTACACTTTTAAATCAAGACGTGAATAATCTTGACTTTGAATTAGAAGTAGCGAAAAACTCCATTTCTAAACAGAAAAAGAAATTTGAAAGGGGTACAAAAGATGACCGAGAACAAGCCAAGTGA
- a CDS encoding SDR family NAD(P)-dependent oxidoreductase, which translates to MNAFLKNKTVLITGASSGLGAEITRQVAASGANVIITARSTEKLIDLQKEISSHFSVETAYFTLDMTDFEQVKQVSTEINAAYQIDVLVNCAGFGLFENAVDIPFETIEKMFDTNVLGLIQLTQLILPQMQARKSGHIINIASQAAKIATPKSTVYSATKYAVLGFSNALRLELIPDKINVTTINPGPIATNFFEVADKSGNYLETVGKLVLKPEKVARKTVQIMGTRRREINLPFVMNIATRLYQVMPQVIEFFGKGAFLKK; encoded by the coding sequence ATGAATGCTTTTTTGAAAAATAAAACGGTATTAATTACGGGTGCATCAAGTGGTCTTGGAGCAGAAATCACAAGACAAGTGGCGGCATCAGGAGCGAATGTTATTATCACAGCGAGAAGCACGGAAAAATTAATCGATCTACAAAAAGAAATAAGCAGCCATTTTTCAGTCGAAACGGCTTACTTTACACTAGATATGACAGATTTTGAGCAAGTCAAACAAGTTAGTACTGAAATAAATGCGGCCTATCAAATTGATGTGTTAGTCAACTGTGCAGGTTTTGGTCTATTTGAAAACGCAGTAGATATCCCGTTTGAAACTATTGAAAAAATGTTTGATACAAACGTGCTAGGGTTGATTCAGTTAACGCAACTTATTTTACCGCAAATGCAAGCTCGTAAATCGGGACATATTATTAACATCGCATCTCAAGCAGCCAAAATTGCTACACCAAAATCAACCGTTTATTCAGCAACAAAATACGCGGTACTTGGTTTTTCCAATGCACTTCGCTTAGAATTAATTCCCGATAAAATCAACGTGACGACAATCAATCCGGGTCCAATCGCAACGAATTTTTTCGAAGTAGCGGATAAGTCCGGTAATTACTTAGAAACAGTTGGGAAATTAGTGTTGAAACCTGAAAAAGTGGCTAGGAAAACCGTCCAAATTATGGGGACAAGACGCCGTGAAATCAATCTACCTTTCGTTATGAATATTGCGACACGATTATATCAAGTCATGCCGCAAGTAATAGAATTCTTTGGAAAAGGTGCATTTTTAAAGAAATAA
- a CDS encoding YueI family protein — MAENIDDYLEKGMYGAKEINPAEKKKYLGTYRERVLVALTKEEVLTQEYLPELEKAILENNDSKLLLNGLLHYNSLRPYIKLAEKCKHEFSIVTRLEGETDIYLVLACQKAVNKEDIHLYKEEPVEKQEEPVSLLEKVRKLFN, encoded by the coding sequence ATGGCTGAAAATATTGATGACTACCTAGAAAAAGGCATGTATGGGGCAAAAGAAATTAATCCCGCTGAGAAGAAAAAATACCTAGGAACTTACCGTGAACGCGTATTAGTCGCTCTCACTAAAGAAGAAGTTTTAACCCAAGAGTATCTTCCAGAACTAGAAAAAGCAATCCTAGAAAATAATGACTCCAAGCTTCTGTTAAACGGATTACTGCATTATAATTCTTTACGCCCTTATATTAAATTAGCGGAAAAATGTAAACATGAATTTTCGATTGTTACTCGTTTGGAAGGTGAAACAGATATTTATCTCGTCCTTGCCTGCCAAAAAGCGGTAAACAAAGAGGATATTCATTTATATAAAGAAGAACCCGTAGAAAAACAAGAAGAACCTGTCTCGTTACTGGAGAAGGTTCGCAAATTATTTAATTAA
- the dinB gene encoding DNA polymerase IV, whose protein sequence is MDTSRKIIHIDMDAFYASVEQRDHPEFRGKPLIIGGDPNKRGVVSTCSYEARKFGVHSAMPTRQAAKLCPNGIFIHGNMAHYVEVSSQIREIFSRYTDIIEPLSLDEAYLDVTENKKGMKSATLVAREIQQTIYRELGLTASAGVSFNKFIAKIASDFKKPAGITVVTPEEAEAFLEQIPVTKFYGVGKVTAEKLHRLGIETGADLKKWSEWDLIRELHKHGYHLYRHVRGRSNNIVNPHRDRKSVGKETTFEFNVLDNRILEQSLMNFAKKVEERLIKLQKHGKTVVLKLRYSDFTTITKRLTLNEYTNDANQIYQAAALLLRESYTGQDSIRLIGLTVTNLKPVYFENLRLEGL, encoded by the coding sequence ATGGATACGAGTAGGAAAATTATTCATATTGATATGGACGCTTTTTATGCATCTGTAGAACAACGCGATCATCCCGAGTTTCGCGGGAAGCCGCTTATTATTGGCGGGGATCCGAATAAGCGTGGTGTTGTTTCAACCTGTTCTTATGAGGCACGCAAATTCGGCGTGCACTCGGCTATGCCTACTCGCCAAGCAGCTAAACTCTGCCCGAATGGTATTTTTATTCATGGTAATATGGCGCATTATGTAGAAGTATCTAGCCAAATTCGCGAAATTTTTTCTAGGTATACGGATATTATTGAACCACTTTCTTTAGATGAGGCATACCTAGACGTAACCGAAAATAAAAAAGGAATGAAATCAGCCACACTAGTTGCTCGCGAAATCCAACAAACAATTTACCGTGAACTTGGACTAACTGCATCTGCAGGCGTATCATTCAATAAATTCATTGCAAAAATTGCTTCCGATTTCAAAAAACCTGCTGGCATTACCGTGGTTACTCCGGAAGAAGCAGAAGCCTTTTTAGAACAGATTCCAGTGACGAAATTTTATGGGGTAGGGAAAGTTACCGCGGAAAAATTACATCGGCTAGGGATTGAAACAGGGGCAGATTTGAAGAAGTGGAGTGAATGGGACCTTATTCGCGAATTGCATAAGCACGGCTATCATTTATATCGACATGTTCGCGGTCGTTCGAACAACATTGTGAATCCGCATCGTGATCGCAAATCGGTTGGTAAAGAAACGACTTTTGAATTTAATGTACTTGATAATCGAATATTAGAACAAAGTCTTATGAATTTTGCAAAGAAAGTAGAAGAGCGTCTCATTAAATTACAAAAACACGGCAAGACGGTAGTACTGAAATTGCGCTATAGTGACTTTACAACGATTACTAAGCGTCTTACTTTAAACGAATATACCAATGATGCCAATCAAATTTATCAAGCCGCAGCCTTACTTCTAAGAGAAAGCTACACTGGCCAAGATAGCATTCGCTTAATTGGACTTACTGTAACGAACTTAAAACCCGTTTATTTTGAGAATTTACGATTAGAAGGGCTATAA
- the zwf gene encoding glucose-6-phosphate dehydrogenase, whose protein sequence is MTDELEQKALITIFGGTGDLANRKLYPSLYHLYSKGSLGDNFAVIGTARREWSNDFFRDKVKESIKDIDGSEKDADAFASHFYYQSHDVTNKESYVTLKDLSDELDAKYELGGNRLFYLAMAPNFFGTIASRIKSEGFVDTDGFHRLIIEKPFGHDLASAEELNNSLRQAFKEDEIYRIDHYLGKEMIQNISVIRFANSIIESLWNNRYIDNIQVTLTEVLGVEDRGRYYDESGALRDMVQNHILQIVSLLAMEPPINLSTREIRHEKVRALRSLRVFEGKEVHQSFIRGQYGPGEVGGKELKGYRQEDNVDPHSNTETFVAAKLEIDNFRWAGVPFYIRTGKRLAKKTTQIAIQFKDVPLNLFGQQQSLGGNVLVIHIQPDEGITLHLNVKEPGQGMVTMPVNLNYIHSSPDGMNTPEAYEKLILDCLRGDATYFSHWDEVSLSWNFIDHVADVWTNTKDHFPNYKSGSMGPKEADDLIQRDGFQWFPID, encoded by the coding sequence ATGACAGATGAGTTAGAACAAAAAGCATTGATTACTATTTTTGGCGGTACGGGAGATTTGGCAAATCGCAAACTTTACCCTTCGCTATATCATTTATACAGTAAGGGATCTCTTGGCGACAACTTTGCTGTTATTGGAACGGCTCGTCGTGAATGGAGTAATGATTTCTTCCGTGATAAAGTAAAAGAGTCTATCAAAGACATTGATGGTTCCGAAAAAGATGCGGATGCATTTGCTTCTCATTTCTACTATCAATCTCATGATGTGACTAATAAAGAATCTTATGTAACGCTAAAAGATTTGTCTGATGAATTAGATGCAAAATACGAACTTGGCGGTAATCGCCTTTTCTACCTTGCTATGGCGCCGAATTTCTTTGGAACCATCGCAAGTCGCATTAAATCTGAAGGCTTTGTGGACACTGATGGTTTTCACCGTTTAATTATTGAGAAACCATTTGGACATGATTTAGCTAGTGCGGAAGAATTAAACAATTCGCTTCGTCAAGCATTTAAAGAAGATGAAATTTATCGTATTGACCACTATTTAGGAAAAGAAATGATCCAAAATATCTCGGTTATTCGATTTGCAAATTCGATCATTGAATCGCTTTGGAACAATCGTTATATCGATAATATCCAAGTTACTTTAACAGAAGTACTTGGTGTAGAAGATCGTGGACGTTATTACGATGAAAGTGGCGCACTTCGAGACATGGTTCAAAACCATATCTTACAAATCGTTTCTTTACTCGCAATGGAACCACCGATTAACTTATCAACTCGCGAGATTCGTCATGAAAAAGTTCGCGCGCTTCGTTCTTTACGCGTTTTTGAAGGAAAAGAAGTTCATCAAAGCTTTATCCGTGGCCAGTATGGTCCTGGTGAAGTTGGCGGCAAAGAACTGAAAGGCTACCGTCAAGAAGATAATGTCGATCCTCATTCCAATACAGAAACTTTTGTTGCGGCAAAACTTGAAATCGATAATTTCCGCTGGGCTGGCGTTCCATTTTACATTCGTACTGGTAAACGTCTTGCGAAGAAAACAACGCAAATTGCGATTCAGTTTAAAGATGTACCACTAAACTTATTTGGCCAACAACAATCGCTTGGTGGTAATGTGCTTGTTATTCATATCCAACCTGACGAAGGTATTACGCTTCATTTGAACGTGAAAGAACCTGGTCAAGGAATGGTGACAATGCCAGTCAACTTAAATTATATTCATTCTTCACCAGATGGCATGAATACGCCTGAAGCATATGAAAAATTAATTCTAGACTGTCTGCGCGGCGACGCGACTTACTTCTCTCACTGGGATGAAGTTTCGCTATCATGGAACTTTATCGACCATGTAGCAGATGTTTGGACAAATACAAAAGATCATTTCCCGAACTACAAATCCGGTTCAATGGGTCCAAAAGAAGCAGACGACCTTATTCAACGTGACGGATTCCAGTGGTTCCCAATCGATTAA
- a CDS encoding toxic anion resistance protein, whose product MTENKPSEETNELKDLVVEKEFNQTLDDLLANPFGSDGESAASIVNNETDAAPRLVDMLTETNKKQALELSKQIEPGNQAAILGYGAPAQAKLHDFSHSMLAHVQKQDVGPIGDIISDLMYRLQEADPDELAARNKNVFTKMFHRVKQSINEITSKYQKIGTQIDRIALKLEHSKKRLMEDNSFLEQLYDKNKDYFQALNIYIAAGELKLEEINTKMLPELRKKAEQTGDQMDYQEVNDLTQFADRLDKRVYDLRLSRQITIQQAPQIRLIQNTNQALAEKIQSSIMTAIPLWKNQVAIALTLLRQQQAVAAQRQVSETTNELLKRNADMLKTNAIETARENERGIVDIETLKETQSSLIETLQETLKIQQEGRAKRAVAEKELVTMEQELKERLLEMK is encoded by the coding sequence ATGACCGAGAACAAGCCAAGTGAAGAAACAAATGAATTAAAAGATTTAGTAGTTGAAAAAGAATTCAACCAAACGTTAGATGACCTTCTTGCTAACCCGTTTGGATCAGACGGCGAATCAGCTGCAAGCATCGTAAATAACGAAACAGATGCGGCTCCCCGCTTAGTCGATATGCTTACAGAAACAAATAAAAAACAAGCCTTAGAACTATCGAAACAAATCGAACCTGGAAATCAGGCAGCCATTCTTGGTTACGGAGCTCCCGCCCAAGCTAAACTCCATGATTTCTCGCACTCGATGTTAGCACATGTACAAAAGCAAGATGTTGGCCCAATTGGCGATATCATTAGCGATTTAATGTATCGTTTACAAGAAGCGGATCCTGATGAACTTGCGGCTCGCAACAAAAATGTCTTCACCAAAATGTTCCACCGAGTAAAACAATCCATCAATGAAATTACTTCTAAATATCAAAAAATTGGTACCCAAATTGACCGCATCGCGTTAAAACTGGAACACTCCAAAAAGCGTTTAATGGAAGATAACTCTTTCCTAGAACAGCTTTATGATAAAAATAAAGATTATTTCCAAGCACTTAATATTTACATTGCTGCTGGAGAATTAAAATTAGAAGAAATTAACACCAAAATGCTCCCAGAACTTCGCAAAAAAGCGGAACAAACTGGCGACCAGATGGATTATCAAGAAGTGAATGACTTAACGCAGTTTGCGGATCGCCTTGATAAACGGGTATACGATTTACGCTTAAGCCGTCAAATCACTATCCAACAAGCTCCACAAATTCGTTTAATCCAAAATACAAACCAAGCACTTGCTGAAAAAATCCAGTCTTCTATTATGACTGCCATTCCACTTTGGAAAAACCAAGTAGCAATCGCGCTTACCTTGCTTCGTCAACAACAAGCCGTTGCAGCTCAGCGCCAAGTTTCCGAAACAACCAACGAACTTCTAAAACGAAACGCCGATATGCTAAAAACAAATGCGATCGAAACAGCGCGTGAAAACGAAAGAGGTATTGTGGATATCGAAACGCTGAAAGAAACTCAATCAAGCTTAATCGAAACATTACAAGAAACGCTTAAAATTCAACAAGAAGGCCGTGCTAAACGTGCCGTTGCTGAAAAAGAACTTGTAACAATGGAACAAGAACTTAAAGAACGTTTACTAGAAATGAAATAA
- a CDS encoding NUDIX hydrolase: protein MDSLEEKTLHTEKIFSGNVIDLQVDDVELPNGEKSKREIVKHPGAVAIIPFSADGEMYLVEQFRKPLEKTIIEIPAGKMEPGEDPLVTARRELEEETGFQSDDLTYLTSFYTSPGFANELLHVYVARDLRKMEQPLAQDADEFINLVKVTPEEAEQLIEQQLIHDAKTMYAMQYWKMQLLIEENE, encoded by the coding sequence ATGGACTCACTGGAAGAAAAAACGCTTCATACGGAAAAGATTTTTAGCGGAAATGTAATAGACTTGCAAGTAGATGATGTAGAGTTGCCAAACGGGGAAAAGAGCAAGCGTGAAATCGTTAAGCATCCCGGGGCTGTGGCAATTATTCCGTTTTCGGCAGACGGAGAAATGTATTTAGTAGAACAATTCCGAAAGCCACTCGAAAAAACAATTATTGAAATTCCGGCTGGCAAAATGGAGCCGGGAGAAGATCCACTTGTGACAGCGAGACGCGAACTAGAAGAAGAAACAGGTTTTCAGTCAGATGATTTAACGTATCTCACTTCTTTTTACACATCACCCGGATTTGCCAATGAACTTTTACATGTTTATGTCGCGCGCGATCTTCGGAAAATGGAACAACCACTGGCGCAAGATGCAGATGAATTTATTAATTTAGTCAAAGTAACGCCAGAAGAAGCAGAACAACTAATAGAACAACAACTCATTCATGATGCTAAAACAATGTACGCGATGCAATACTGGAAAATGCAACTATTAATAGAAGAAAATGAATAA